The sequence ATTATAATTACACGCCGCCGCTGTCTCCGTTTATAAATATATTGTCGATTTTGGGAAGAAAAGCAAAAGAGGTAAAAAAATGAACAATCTTACCGTAGTGGATAATCCACTGGTAAAAAGAGATATAACGGTCCTTCGTAATAAAGATACAAGACCTGCGGATTTCCGCGCCGCTCTGGGCAGAATTTCTTATTCCATTGCAGTTGAAATTTCTAAAAATTTTCAATTGAACGAAATCGAAGTGGTCACGCCTCTGGAGACGACAATCGGTTATGAATTGCAAAAGCAGGTCGTTCTGGTGCCGGTATTGCGCGCAGGACTCAGTATGGTCAATTCTTTTCTGGATATGATACCAGAGGCTAAAGTGGGACACATCGGTTTGCAGCGCAACGAAAAAACTTTAATGCCAGAAGATTATTATTATAAAACTCCGAAGGACATTGGCAGCTCCGTTACAATAGTTCTCGATCCGATGCTTGCCACCGGAGGAAGCGCCGCGGCGGCTTTCAAATATTTGAAAGAACGGGGCGCCGGCGAATCTTACCTTGCGTGTCTGATAGCAGCGCCGGAAGGCGTAAAAAAAATGTATGACGAACATCCCGACATAAAAATTTATACGGCAGCATTGGACAGGGAATTGAACGAGGTCGGCTATATCGTTCCGGGTTTGGGAGACGCCGGCGACAGAACGTTCGGCACTTTCTGAAGAACTTATACGGCGCTGAATCTGTATAACGTTTTGACAATTGTTTTTTATCGATATTTTCGCTTTATTTAAGTAAAACTTTGCTTAACATGGAAACGGTAATCGGAATTAAACATAAAAAAATGCTCGACGAGCTTCTTGAAGTTTGCCGAAAAAATTTACGGGTAGTAAACGAAGCTCTTATCGAAAAAGCATTTCATTTGAGCTACGAGTCGCATAAAAACGACTTTCGAGCTTCCGGTGAACCGTATTTCAATCATCCCTACGAAGTGGCAATGATTCTTGCCAGAGAAATTCCGCTCGACGACATATCGATAGTCGGGGCGTTGCTGCATGACGTGGTTGAAGATTCCGACATAAACATCGAATTTATTGAAAGAGAATTCGGACAGGAAGTTGCAGAGATTGTCGACGGCGTTACGAAAATAGGCGGAGTGTTTAAGGAACAGGAAATTGTCAAAGCCGAAAATTACAGAAAGCTCTTGCTCTCTATGGTAAAAGATGTGCGCGTAATTCTGGTTAAATTTGCCGACCGCCTCCATAACATGCGCACGCTCGAATTTGTAAGCCCTCAAAAACAACGCCGCATTGCGAAAGAGACGCTCGAAATTTATGCGCCCTTTGCCCACAGATTCGGTCTCGGCGCCATTAAATGGGAAATGGAAGACCTGGCATTCAAGTATCTCAACAGAGAAGCTTATGACAGTATTGCTCAAAAAATTTCGGATACGCGAAAGGAAAGAGAGGCTTTTCTGAACAAAGTTATTAAGCCTGTATCAGAAAAACTGAAAGAATATAACCTGAAATTCGAAATAAGCGGAAGACCCAAACATCTCTACAGTATCTACAGAAAAATGGTAACTCAGAATCTTCCGTTCGAACAAATATATGACAAGCTTGCTATCAGAATTATTCTGGAAAACGACGATAAAAACAGTTGTTATCTCGTGCTTGGAATTGTGAACGAGCTTTTCAAACCGATACCCGACCGTTTTAAGGATTTTATTTCGATTCCGAAAAAGAACAACTATCAATCGATTCATACTACCGTTATCGGTCCGGAAGGTAGACTCGTAGAGGTTCAGATTCGAACGCGTAAGATGCATGAAATTGCCGAACGCGGCGTGGCTGCTCACTGGAAATACAAAGAGAATATTACTAGCGCCGACAAAGAACTCGAAGAATGGGTAAGCTGGGTAAGGGATATTTTCGAAAACGCTTCCAAAGACGAGGCTACCAAAGAAATACTCGCAAGTTTTAAACTGAATCTTTATCAGGACGAAATTTATGTTTTTACTCCAAAAGGAGAACTCAAAAGGCTGCCTATCAATTCCACTCCGGTCGATTTCGCTTATGAGATTCACAGTAACGTGGGCAACCACTGTATAGGCGCTAAAGTCAACGGCAAAATTGTTCCATTGAATACAATTCTCCACAGCGGCGACCAGGTCGAAATCATCACTTCAAAAAATCAGCATCCTAACAAAAGCTGGTTGCAGTTTGTCAAAACGCATAAAGCCAAAAGTCATATTCGCAGATACCTGAATAAAGAAGAAGAACGGATAATCGAAAACGGTAAGGAGATATTCGAGAAAAAAGTCAAAAAATATAAACTCGCCCTGACTCCCGACGATTTAGTTAAGCTTTCGAAAAAGCTCAAATTCGACAACGTCAAAAGCTTTTATAAAGCGATTGCCTCAAACAACGTAGACCTCGACCGGATTTTGAATCCTGCGCTCAACGTACAGGCTCAGGAGAGCCAGAAAGAAAGCGGCGAACTTGAGTTCGATCGTTTTGTCGATATAGCGCGCCATACTGCCGGCGGTGTAATCGTTGAAGGCGAACAGAAAGGTCTGTCGATAAGTTATGCAAAGTGTTGCAATCCGATTCCCGGCGACCCGATAATCGGTTATGTTACAATCGGCGAGGGAATTAAAGTGCACCGTAAAGATTGCAAAAACCTGATTAATATGTTAAAGAGCAACGAAGAAAGGGTAGTGCCGGTTAACTGGCCTAAAACCGACGGCTCTTACTTTGTTGCGGGCATTATCATAAAAGGCGAAGATATGCCCGGTATTCTGAAAGATATTTCGAATAGTATTACGACTTTTGAAAACACTAATATTAAATCGGTCAATTTCAGCACTGCCGATTCGATGTTTAAAGGAACAATCACCGTTTATGTAAGGGATCTGAATCACCTTAATAAACTGATAGAGCGACTCAAAAAGAACAAAGGCGTCTACTCCGTAGAACGGTTTGACGCCGACAATCAATAATATGTCTGTCACTGAATCCCGGATAATGTCTCTCGATTACGGCGAAAAGCGCGTGGGCGTTGCAGTTACCGATCCGCTCAATATTTTTGCATATCCCGTAACAACTCTCGACAACGACTCCAATCTGATAGCTAATATTTTGAAATTGATAGACGAGTATAACGTAATTAAAATTATTATCGGTAATCCGTTAAAAGAGAACGGCGAAGAATCGAAAGTTTCCTTGATAGTTAAAGATTTTTCCCGGAAGCTTCGCAATGCCTGCGGAATAGAAATTGAATTGGTAGACGAAAGATACACTTCGCATATGGCGCAGAGGAGAATAATCGAAAGCGTGCCGACTAAAAAAAAGAGAAAAGACAAAGGATTGATCGACAAGAATGCCGCGGCGATTATGCTGGAAGATTATCTCAGAAAAAAATCAAATTGACATTTTTAGTTATATAAGCTATTTTGATGTCGAAATTTAAACACAATATGGAGCCCTCATATGACACTCGATGCACTTGGCATGATCGAAACCAAAGGATTGGTAGGAGCCATTGAAGCAGCCGACGCTATGGTAAAAGCTGCCAAAGTGGAATTAATCGGAAAAGAAACTATCGGCGGCGGTTATGTAACCGTTATGGTGCGCGGCGACGTTGGAGCCGTTAAAGCAGCTACGGACGCAGGCGCGGCAGCCGCTCAACGCGTCGGTGAATTGGTTTCGGTTCACGTAATTCCTCGTCCTCATACAGATGTGGAATTGATTCTTCCCAAACGTTCCAAGTAATTGAATTATGCAATTGGCTTTAGGGTTGATTGAAACCAGGGGCTTGGTGGCTGCTATCGAAGCGGCAGACGCTATGCTCAAGGCAGCCAATGTTAAATTGCTCCGTAAAGAAAAAGTAAAAGCGGGACTGGTTACAGTTGAAATTATCGGAGAAGTTGCCGCAGTTAAAGCGGCCGTGGACGCAGGCGCAGCCGCCGCTCAACGCGTGGGAGAACT comes from Melioribacter roseus P3M-2 and encodes:
- the eutM gene encoding ethanolamine utilization microcompartment protein EutM, with the protein product MTLDALGMIETKGLVGAIEAADAMVKAAKVELIGKETIGGGYVTVMVRGDVGAVKAATDAGAAAAQRVGELVSVHVIPRPHTDVELILPKRSK
- a CDS encoding RelA/SpoT family protein, translated to METVIGIKHKKMLDELLEVCRKNLRVVNEALIEKAFHLSYESHKNDFRASGEPYFNHPYEVAMILAREIPLDDISIVGALLHDVVEDSDINIEFIEREFGQEVAEIVDGVTKIGGVFKEQEIVKAENYRKLLLSMVKDVRVILVKFADRLHNMRTLEFVSPQKQRRIAKETLEIYAPFAHRFGLGAIKWEMEDLAFKYLNREAYDSIAQKISDTRKEREAFLNKVIKPVSEKLKEYNLKFEISGRPKHLYSIYRKMVTQNLPFEQIYDKLAIRIILENDDKNSCYLVLGIVNELFKPIPDRFKDFISIPKKNNYQSIHTTVIGPEGRLVEVQIRTRKMHEIAERGVAAHWKYKENITSADKELEEWVSWVRDIFENASKDEATKEILASFKLNLYQDEIYVFTPKGELKRLPINSTPVDFAYEIHSNVGNHCIGAKVNGKIVPLNTILHSGDQVEIITSKNQHPNKSWLQFVKTHKAKSHIRRYLNKEEERIIENGKEIFEKKVKKYKLALTPDDLVKLSKKLKFDNVKSFYKAIASNNVDLDRILNPALNVQAQESQKESGELEFDRFVDIARHTAGGVIVEGEQKGLSISYAKCCNPIPGDPIIGYVTIGEGIKVHRKDCKNLINMLKSNEERVVPVNWPKTDGSYFVAGIIIKGEDMPGILKDISNSITTFENTNIKSVNFSTADSMFKGTITVYVRDLNHLNKLIERLKKNKGVYSVERFDADNQ
- the ruvX gene encoding Holliday junction resolvase RuvX, with the protein product MSLDYGEKRVGVAVTDPLNIFAYPVTTLDNDSNLIANILKLIDEYNVIKIIIGNPLKENGEESKVSLIVKDFSRKLRNACGIEIELVDERYTSHMAQRRIIESVPTKKKRKDKGLIDKNAAAIMLEDYLRKKSN
- the upp gene encoding uracil phosphoribosyltransferase is translated as MNNLTVVDNPLVKRDITVLRNKDTRPADFRAALGRISYSIAVEISKNFQLNEIEVVTPLETTIGYELQKQVVLVPVLRAGLSMVNSFLDMIPEAKVGHIGLQRNEKTLMPEDYYYKTPKDIGSSVTIVLDPMLATGGSAAAAFKYLKERGAGESYLACLIAAPEGVKKMYDEHPDIKIYTAALDRELNEVGYIVPGLGDAGDRTFGTF